A genomic region of Candidatus Pseudomonas phytovorans contains the following coding sequences:
- a CDS encoding phosphatase PAP2/dual specificity phosphatase family protein: MSPPREPGLIRRGVFWLLLLGPFFFLSYGLVNNHTAGRSDVGSLVFGWERGMPLWPWTIIPYWSIDLLYGLSFLLPRTRQEIDRHALALLSAQVISVTCFLLWPLRFTFERPELGGLFGWLFDVLMGFDKPFNQAPSLHIALLVIIWTMFARHVQRQPWRWLMHGWMALIGVSVLTTWQHHFIDVPTGALAGFACLWLWPYQGQLPWQQARLARDAKRWKVALCYAVGALLCAVPAVVTGGGWLWLAWPAVSLALVALNYGVFGAGGFQKGADGRLSNATWWLLAPYLAGGWLNSRLWTRHHPQADEVCDGVYLGRIPGRGEGEKFAAIVDLCAELPNAGAPTEVVSVLGYQCFPTLDLIAPDVALLRQAANAIERMRVQGPVLVCCALGYSRSASAVAAWLLLSGRSSDAQQAEALIRKARPGIVLHPAHRRALQQLGAQP, translated from the coding sequence ATGAGCCCACCACGCGAGCCAGGGCTGATCCGCCGGGGCGTGTTCTGGCTTCTGCTGCTGGGGCCGTTTTTTTTCCTCAGCTACGGGCTGGTGAACAACCATACCGCCGGGCGCAGTGACGTCGGCAGCCTGGTGTTCGGCTGGGAGCGCGGCATGCCGCTGTGGCCCTGGACGATCATCCCGTACTGGTCGATCGATTTGCTCTACGGGCTGTCCTTCCTGCTGCCGCGTACGCGGCAGGAAATAGACCGGCACGCGCTGGCACTGCTCAGCGCACAAGTGATCAGCGTCACGTGCTTCCTGCTGTGGCCGCTGCGCTTCACCTTCGAGCGGCCAGAACTGGGTGGGTTGTTCGGCTGGCTGTTCGATGTGCTGATGGGCTTCGACAAGCCGTTCAACCAGGCGCCTTCGCTGCACATTGCGCTGCTGGTGATCATCTGGACGATGTTTGCCCGGCATGTGCAGCGCCAGCCCTGGCGATGGCTGATGCATGGCTGGATGGCATTGATCGGGGTGTCGGTGCTGACCACCTGGCAGCATCATTTTATCGATGTACCCACGGGGGCACTGGCGGGGTTTGCCTGCCTCTGGCTCTGGCCGTATCAGGGGCAGCTGCCCTGGCAACAGGCGCGCCTTGCACGCGATGCCAAGCGTTGGAAGGTAGCATTGTGTTATGCCGTGGGCGCCTTGTTGTGCGCAGTGCCCGCTGTTGTGACGGGCGGTGGCTGGTTGTGGTTGGCCTGGCCGGCCGTGTCGCTGGCGCTGGTTGCGCTCAACTACGGAGTGTTCGGTGCGGGCGGGTTCCAGAAAGGTGCCGATGGGCGCTTGTCGAATGCAACCTGGTGGCTGCTGGCGCCCTATCTGGCTGGCGGATGGCTCAACTCGCGGCTGTGGACGAGACACCATCCGCAAGCGGATGAAGTCTGCGACGGCGTGTACCTTGGGCGGATTCCAGGGCGCGGCGAAGGGGAGAAATTTGCTGCGATTGTCGATTTGTGTGCGGAGCTGCCAAACGCTGGCGCTCCCACAGAGGTCGTGTCAGTTCTCGGCTATCAGTGTTTCCCTACACTGGACTTGATAGCGCCAGACGTTGCCCTGCTACGCCAAGCTGCCAACGCCATAGAACGTATGCGCGTCCAAGGCCCCGTACTGGTCTGCTGCGCCCTGGGCTATTCACGCAGCGCCAGCGCCGTGGCCGCCTGGCTGCTGCTCTCCGGCCGCAGCAGCGATGCCCAGCAGGCAGAAGCACTGATCCGCAAAGCCCGCCCCGGCATCGTCCTGCATCCGGCACATCGCCGGGCCCTGCAACAGCTTGGGGCACAGCCATGA
- a CDS encoding phosphatidate cytidylyltransferase: protein MDDNTFSLFAGIGALLLLASMTGRLLKWRAGPAPHAVIDNLNARINAWWVMVLVIGIAFLFGKYGVIVLFYGVSFYALREFMTLTPTRRSDYPALVAAFYVALPVQYVLIAMDWYGLFSIFIPVYLFLLLPILASLGGDTTRFLERASKVQWGLMIAVYCVSSVPALMTLDIPGYEGRNLLLIAWLILVVQISDVLQYVCGKLFGKHKVAPNLSPSKTVEGLAGGVALATLIGALLCWITPFTFWQAALMALAVNAMGFFGGLVMSAIKRDRGVKDWGHMIEGHGGMLDRMDSVCFAAPVFFHFVRYWWA, encoded by the coding sequence ATGGACGACAACACCTTTTCCCTGTTCGCCGGCATTGGCGCCCTGCTGCTGCTCGCCAGCATGACAGGCCGCCTGCTCAAGTGGCGTGCCGGCCCCGCGCCGCACGCGGTGATCGACAACCTCAACGCCCGCATCAATGCCTGGTGGGTAATGGTGCTGGTGATCGGCATCGCCTTCCTGTTCGGCAAATACGGCGTGATCGTGCTGTTCTATGGCGTGTCGTTCTACGCCCTGCGCGAGTTCATGACCCTTACCCCGACCCGGCGCAGCGACTACCCGGCGCTGGTGGCAGCGTTCTATGTGGCGCTGCCGGTGCAGTACGTGCTGATCGCCATGGACTGGTACGGCCTGTTCAGCATCTTCATCCCGGTGTACCTGTTCCTGCTGCTGCCAATCCTGGCCAGCCTCGGCGGCGATACCACGCGCTTTCTCGAACGTGCGTCAAAAGTGCAGTGGGGATTGATGATCGCGGTGTACTGCGTGTCGTCGGTGCCAGCCTTGATGACCCTGGACATCCCCGGCTACGAGGGGCGCAACCTGCTGCTGATCGCCTGGCTGATCCTGGTGGTGCAGATCAGCGACGTGCTGCAGTACGTGTGTGGCAAGTTGTTTGGCAAGCACAAGGTCGCCCCCAACCTGTCACCGTCCAAGACCGTCGAAGGGCTGGCCGGCGGCGTGGCACTGGCCACCCTGATCGGCGCCCTGCTGTGCTGGATCACCCCGTTCACCTTCTGGCAGGCCGCGCTGATGGCGCTGGCGGTCAACGCCATGGGCTTCTTCGGCGGCCTGGTGATGTCGGCGATCAAGCGCGACCGTGGGGTGAAAGACTGGGGGCACATGATCGAAGGGCATGGCGGCATGCTCGACCGCATGGATTCGGTGTGCTTTGCAGCGCCGGTGTTCTTCCACTTCGTGCGGTATTGGTGGGCGTAA
- a CDS encoding CDP-alcohol phosphatidyltransferase family protein produces the protein MASIYQLKPRFQALLRPAVERLYDRGVTANQVTVAAAAVSILLGLLLATLPHVTWLFILIPVWMLLRMALNAVDGMLAREFGQQSTLGAYLNELCDVIADAALYLPFALLAGVSPTLVVLVVLCATFSEYAGVMGPLAGASRRYDGPMGKSDRAFAFGVLGTGVAFGLLNGSWINGLLLVILALSLYTLYNRVRQGLAETR, from the coding sequence GTGGCATCGATCTACCAGCTCAAACCGCGCTTCCAGGCCCTGCTGCGCCCGGCAGTCGAGCGCCTTTACGACCGCGGTGTCACCGCCAACCAGGTCACCGTCGCCGCCGCAGCGGTGTCGATATTGCTAGGCCTGCTGCTTGCCACCCTGCCCCACGTTACCTGGCTGTTCATCCTGATACCGGTGTGGATGCTGCTGCGCATGGCGCTGAACGCCGTCGACGGCATGCTGGCCCGGGAATTCGGCCAGCAATCCACCCTCGGCGCCTACCTCAACGAACTTTGCGACGTGATCGCCGACGCCGCGCTCTACCTGCCCTTTGCCCTGCTGGCCGGGGTTTCGCCAACGCTTGTGGTGCTGGTAGTGCTGTGTGCCACCTTCAGTGAATACGCCGGTGTCATGGGCCCGCTGGCTGGCGCCTCGCGGCGTTATGACGGCCCCATGGGCAAAAGCGACCGGGCCTTTGCCTTTGGCGTGCTGGGTACCGGGGTCGCCTTTGGCCTGCTGAACGGCAGCTGGATCAATGGTTTGCTGCTGGTCATCCTCGCGCTCTCGCTCTATACCCTCTACAACCGGGTTCGCCAAGGGCTGGCTGAAACCCGCTGA
- the mmsB gene encoding 3-hydroxyisobutyrate dehydrogenase → MRIAFIGLGNMGAPMARNLIKAGHQLNLFDLNKAVLAELAELGGQISPSPKDAAANSELVITMLPAAAHVRSVYLNEDGVLAGIRAGTPTVDCSTIDPQTARDVSKAAAAKGVDLGDAPVSGGTGGAAAGTLTFMVGASAELFATLKPVLEQMGRNIVHCGEVGTGQIAKICNNLLLGISMIGVSEAMALGNALGIDTQVLAGIINSSTGRCWSSDTYNPWPGIIETAPASRGYTGGFGAELMLKDLGLATEAARQAHQPVILGAVAQQLYQAMSLRGEGGKDFSAIVEGYRKKD, encoded by the coding sequence ATGCGTATTGCATTCATCGGTCTGGGCAACATGGGCGCACCCATGGCCCGCAACCTGATCAAGGCCGGGCACCAGCTGAACCTGTTCGACCTCAACAAGGCTGTGCTGGCCGAGCTGGCAGAACTGGGTGGGCAGATCAGCCCGTCGCCCAAGGACGCGGCGGCCAACAGCGAGCTGGTGATCACCATGCTGCCTGCCGCTGCCCATGTGCGCAGCGTTTACCTGAACGAAGATGGCGTGCTGGCGGGTATTCGTGCCGGTACGCCGACCGTGGACTGCAGCACCATCGACCCGCAGACCGCCCGCGACGTGTCCAAGGCCGCAGCGGCCAAGGGCGTGGACCTGGGCGATGCACCGGTGTCCGGTGGCACCGGTGGCGCGGCGGCGGGCACACTGACCTTCATGGTTGGCGCCAGCGCCGAGCTGTTCGCTACCCTCAAGCCGGTACTGGAGCAGATGGGTCGCAACATCGTGCATTGCGGTGAAGTGGGCACGGGGCAGATCGCAAAAATCTGCAACAACCTGCTGTTGGGCATCTCGATGATCGGTGTGTCCGAGGCCATGGCCCTGGGTAACGCACTGGGCATCGACACCCAAGTGCTGGCCGGCATCATCAACAGCTCGACCGGGCGTTGCTGGAGTTCGGACACCTACAATCCGTGGCCAGGCATTATTGAAACGGCGCCGGCGTCGCGTGGCTATACCGGCGGCTTTGGCGCCGAGCTGATGCTCAAGGACTTGGGGCTGGCCACTGAAGCGGCACGCCAGGCACACCAACCGGTGATCCTGGGCGCCGTGGCACAGCAGCTGTATCAGGCCATGAGCCTGCGTGGCGAAGGTGGCAAAGACTTCTCGGCCATCGTCGAGGGGTATCGCAAGAAAGATTGA
- a CDS encoding NAD(P)H-dependent oxidoreductase, translating to MKKILLLNGGKQFAHSEGRLNATLHEAAIAHLDRAGFDVRQTFIDGGYDAEEEVQKFLWADVIIYQMPGWWMGAPWTVKKYVDDVFTAGHGSLYASDGRTRSDASQKYGSGGLVHGKQYMLSLTWNAPQQAFDDPSDFFEGKGVDAVYFPFHKANQFLGMTGLPTFLATDVMKRPDVPAALAAYEAHLDKVFGKAI from the coding sequence ATGAAAAAGATCCTTCTGCTTAATGGTGGTAAACAGTTCGCTCACTCCGAAGGCCGTCTCAACGCGACCTTGCACGAAGCGGCCATCGCTCACCTGGACCGCGCCGGTTTCGATGTGCGCCAGACCTTTATTGATGGCGGCTACGATGCTGAGGAAGAAGTGCAGAAATTCCTATGGGCCGATGTGATCATTTATCAGATGCCGGGCTGGTGGATGGGCGCGCCGTGGACCGTGAAGAAGTACGTCGACGACGTGTTCACTGCGGGTCATGGCAGCCTGTATGCCAGCGACGGTCGTACCCGTTCGGATGCCTCGCAGAAGTACGGCAGCGGTGGCTTGGTCCACGGTAAGCAGTACATGCTGTCGCTGACCTGGAATGCGCCGCAGCAGGCGTTCGATGACCCGAGCGACTTCTTCGAAGGCAAGGGCGTGGATGCGGTGTACTTCCCGTTCCACAAGGCCAACCAGTTCCTTGGCATGACCGGTCTGCCGACTTTCCTGGCAACGGATGTGATGAAGCGCCCGGATGTGCCGGCGGCGTTGGCAGCTTATGAAGCACATCTGGACAAGGTGTTCGGCAAGGCGATCTAA
- a CDS encoding cupin domain-containing protein: MSDFITVLRETCPTPVVDATKWKRIGGDPHTVNLNAYLSADGSKIMGTWICTPGKFEVNYDKWEFCHFLDGYCIITPEGEEPKHLKAGDVFVIEPGMKGTWEVVETVRKYFVFA, translated from the coding sequence ATGTCCGATTTCATTACCGTCCTGCGCGAAACCTGCCCGACGCCGGTCGTGGACGCCACCAAGTGGAAGCGCATCGGCGGCGATCCGCACACCGTCAACCTCAATGCCTACCTGTCGGCCGACGGCAGCAAGATCATGGGCACCTGGATCTGCACCCCGGGCAAGTTCGAGGTCAACTACGACAAGTGGGAGTTCTGCCACTTTCTTGATGGTTACTGCATCATCACCCCGGAAGGCGAAGAGCCGAAGCACCTGAAAGCCGGCGATGTGTTCGTGATCGAACCGGGGATGAAAGGCACCTGGGAAGTGGTCGAGACCGTGCGCAAGTATTTCGTCTTCGCCTGA
- a CDS encoding sulfite exporter TauE/SafE family protein, producing the protein MTTLLAFYQNIGPALSLLVVLTFLLAGAVKGVIGLGMPTIAMGLLGLAMSPAQAAALLIVPSTLTNLWQLASGGHLRALLTRLGPMLALIFIGTLLGSAWLGINSGPWAVHALGAALLVYALYGLVGPGLHLAPAHERWLGPVCGLVTGVVTAATGVFVIPAVPYLQSLGLSREQMIQALGLSFTVSTLALAVGLAGQDALGGQALGASLLMLAPALIGMLAGQWLRQRISALLFKRCFFIGLAALGGHLLING; encoded by the coding sequence ATGACTACCTTGCTCGCTTTTTACCAGAACATTGGCCCGGCCCTGTCGCTGCTGGTGGTGCTGACCTTCCTGCTGGCGGGCGCGGTGAAGGGGGTGATCGGCCTCGGTATGCCGACCATCGCCATGGGCCTGTTGGGGCTGGCTATGTCACCGGCGCAGGCTGCTGCGCTATTGATCGTGCCTTCAACCCTCACCAACCTCTGGCAGCTGGCCAGCGGCGGGCACCTGCGGGCGTTGCTGACGCGGCTGGGGCCGATGCTGGCGCTGATCTTCATTGGCACCTTGCTGGGCAGTGCCTGGCTGGGCATCAACAGTGGCCCATGGGCCGTGCACGCGCTGGGTGCGGCCTTGCTGGTGTATGCGTTGTACGGGCTGGTCGGCCCGGGCTTGCACCTGGCACCGGCGCACGAGCGTTGGCTGGGGCCGGTCTGCGGGCTGGTGACGGGTGTGGTCACGGCGGCAACCGGGGTATTCGTGATACCTGCGGTGCCCTACCTGCAGAGCCTGGGCCTGAGCCGTGAACAGATGATCCAGGCCCTGGGCCTGTCGTTCACGGTTTCGACCCTGGCGCTGGCCGTTGGCCTGGCCGGGCAGGATGCCCTGGGTGGCCAGGCGTTGGGTGCTTCGCTGCTGATGCTGGCGCCCGCCTTGATCGGCATGCTGGCCGGGCAGTGGTTGCGTCAGCGCATCAGCGCGCTGCTGTTCAAGCGTTGCTTCTTCATCGGCCTGGCCGCACTCGGCGGCCACTTGCTGATCAACGGCTAG
- a CDS encoding lysophospholipid acyltransferase family protein: MLANLTAYLITSAARLITGARALWLGCTPLPVQRLYFANHSSHGDFVLLWASLPQPLRKRTRPVAGADYWAKPGVRDFLIRKVFNGVLIDRQRSEGQGSPLQPILEAVAQGDSLIFFPEGTRNLGDEPLMPFRSGLYHLATANPDVELVPVWIANLNRVMPKGRALPLPLLCTLSFGEPLHLHADESKQAFLERANQALLNLAPKDA, translated from the coding sequence ATGCTCGCCAACCTGACCGCCTACCTCATCACCTCTGCTGCCCGCCTGATCACGGGCGCCCGCGCCCTGTGGCTGGGCTGCACACCGCTGCCGGTGCAGCGCCTGTACTTCGCCAACCACAGCAGCCACGGCGACTTCGTGCTGCTATGGGCTTCACTGCCGCAGCCGCTGCGCAAGCGTACCCGCCCGGTGGCCGGCGCGGACTACTGGGCCAAACCGGGGGTCCGCGATTTCCTCATTCGCAAGGTGTTCAACGGCGTATTGATCGACCGCCAACGCAGCGAAGGCCAAGGCAGCCCGCTACAGCCGATCCTTGAAGCCGTGGCCCAAGGCGACTCGCTGATCTTCTTCCCGGAAGGCACGCGCAACCTGGGCGACGAGCCGCTGATGCCGTTCAGGAGCGGGCTGTACCACCTGGCTACGGCCAACCCCGACGTCGAGCTGGTACCCGTATGGATTGCCAACCTCAACAGGGTGATGCCCAAGGGCCGCGCCCTGCCCCTGCCGTTGCTGTGCACACTGAGCTTTGGCGAACCCCTGCACCTGCACGCTGATGAAAGCAAACAGGCCTTTCTCGAGCGGGCCAACCAGGCCTTGCTGAACCTGGCCCCGAAGGATGCCTGA
- a CDS encoding bifunctional alpha/beta hydrolase/class I SAM-dependent methyltransferase: protein MRQAQALHFSTHDGVELHYRHWPATRNEHQPRRAVVMFHRGHEHGGRMAHLAEELDMPGYDFFAWDARGHGQSPGARGDSPGFATSVRDVQTFIEHIQALHGIAEHDLVVLAQSVGAVLIATWAHDYAPKVRCLVLASPAFKVKLYVPFARPGLKLLKALRGNFFVNSYVKPRLLTHDPERVMSYVADPLISRPISVTMLLGLYEAADRVVADAQAIHVPTQLLVSGADFVVERQPQERFFERLGSTRKEMHILPGFFHDTLGERDRAHALKRIERFVEHCFASPAAPPSLLDADKTGASCAEAESLAAPLPRHSPRDLYWRATRAGLSLGKGLSAGVKLGFDTGFDSGSTLDYVYRNQPTGKGKLGRLVDQNYLDSIGWRGIRQRKLHVEELLRLAIARLREQQRPVHIVDIAAGHGRYILEALQDLEQLPDSILLRDYSELNVQQGSALITEKGLADVARFVQGDAFDRQSLATLEQPPTLAVVSGLYELFPGNQLVGNSLAGLADAVEDGGYLVYTGQPWHPQLEMIARALTSHRGGEAWVMRRRSQAEMDQLVEAAGFRKLAQRIDEWGIFSVSLAQRVR from the coding sequence ATGCGCCAAGCGCAAGCACTGCACTTCTCCACCCATGACGGTGTCGAGTTGCACTACCGTCATTGGCCTGCCACCCGCAACGAACACCAGCCGCGCCGGGCCGTGGTGATGTTCCACCGTGGGCATGAACACGGCGGGCGCATGGCCCACCTGGCCGAAGAACTGGACATGCCGGGCTACGACTTCTTCGCCTGGGATGCCCGCGGCCACGGCCAGTCACCAGGCGCACGCGGGGACAGCCCGGGGTTCGCCACCAGTGTGCGTGACGTGCAAACCTTTATCGAACATATCCAGGCGCTTCACGGTATCGCCGAGCACGACCTGGTGGTGCTGGCACAAAGCGTCGGTGCGGTGCTGATTGCCACTTGGGCCCACGACTACGCGCCCAAGGTACGCTGCCTGGTGCTGGCCTCCCCGGCGTTCAAGGTGAAGCTGTACGTGCCCTTCGCCCGCCCTGGCCTGAAGCTGCTCAAGGCGTTGCGCGGTAACTTCTTCGTCAACAGCTACGTCAAGCCCCGCTTGCTGACTCACGACCCCGAGCGGGTGATGTCGTACGTGGCCGACCCGCTGATCAGCCGGCCTATTTCGGTGACCATGCTGCTGGGCCTGTACGAAGCCGCCGACCGAGTGGTGGCAGATGCCCAGGCCATTCACGTACCGACCCAGTTACTGGTGTCAGGGGCCGACTTCGTGGTCGAGCGCCAGCCGCAGGAGCGCTTTTTCGAGCGGCTGGGCAGCACCCGCAAGGAAATGCACATCCTGCCGGGCTTCTTCCACGACACCCTCGGCGAGCGTGACCGGGCCCATGCCCTGAAGCGCATCGAGCGGTTTGTGGAGCATTGCTTCGCCAGCCCCGCCGCCCCGCCCTCACTGCTCGATGCCGACAAGACTGGCGCCAGCTGCGCGGAAGCCGAAAGCCTGGCCGCACCGTTGCCACGCCACTCGCCGCGGGACCTTTACTGGCGCGCCACCCGCGCCGGGCTAAGCCTGGGCAAGGGGCTGTCTGCGGGAGTGAAACTGGGCTTTGACACCGGCTTCGATTCAGGCAGCACCCTCGACTACGTTTACCGCAACCAACCGACCGGCAAGGGCAAGCTGGGGCGCCTGGTCGACCAGAACTACCTCGACTCCATCGGCTGGCGTGGCATTCGCCAGCGCAAGCTGCATGTCGAAGAACTGCTGCGCCTGGCCATCGCCCGCCTGCGCGAACAACAACGGCCGGTGCACATCGTCGATATCGCCGCCGGCCATGGCCGCTACATCCTCGAAGCCCTGCAAGACCTTGAGCAGTTGCCGGATTCGATCCTGCTGCGCGACTACAGCGAGCTGAACGTGCAGCAAGGCAGCGCACTGATCACCGAAAAGGGCCTGGCCGACGTCGCCCGCTTCGTGCAAGGCGATGCCTTCGACCGGCAGAGCCTGGCCACACTGGAGCAGCCGCCCACACTGGCCGTGGTCTCGGGCCTCTACGAACTGTTCCCCGGCAACCAACTGGTAGGCAATTCGCTCGCTGGCCTGGCCGATGCCGTGGAGGATGGCGGTTATCTGGTCTACACCGGCCAGCCGTGGCACCCGCAACTGGAGATGATCGCCCGCGCCCTCACCAGCCACCGTGGTGGCGAGGCCTGGGTGATGCGGCGCCGCAGCCAGGCGGAAATGGACCAGTTGGTCGAGGCGGCCGGTTTCCGCAAGCTGGCCCAGCGCATCGATGAATGGGGCATTTTCAGCGTCAGCCTGGCACAGCGGGTGCGCTGA
- a CDS encoding type II toxin-antitoxin system HicA family toxin, with protein MRSREVIQLIEADGWYEVEVKGSHHQFRHPSKKGRVTVPHPKSDLPKGTVHSILKQAGLAPAGGVTRMGVKGGSQ; from the coding sequence ATGCGCAGTCGTGAAGTCATCCAGCTTATAGAGGCTGACGGTTGGTATGAGGTGGAGGTGAAAGGGAGTCATCACCAGTTCAGGCACCCGAGCAAAAAGGGGAGAGTAACGGTTCCTCATCCCAAGAGTGATCTCCCCAAAGGCACAGTGCACAGCATCTTGAAACAGGCCGGTTTAGCACCGGCCGGTGGCGTTACCAGAATGGGCGTTAAAGGAGGCAGCCAATGA
- a CDS encoding putative quinol monooxygenase yields the protein MSEQFAFILKAKTRPEMADAFENLFRPYVEPSRQEPGCIEYHMLRDQQDPSLFVFFEVWADQAALDVHSALPHMAAFFEKRMDYLERDFDIQRVDMLSASSASR from the coding sequence ATGAGTGAGCAGTTCGCCTTCATCCTCAAAGCCAAGACCCGCCCGGAAATGGCTGATGCGTTCGAAAACCTGTTCCGCCCTTACGTCGAACCAAGCCGCCAGGAGCCAGGTTGCATCGAGTACCACATGCTGCGCGACCAGCAGGACCCGAGCCTGTTCGTGTTCTTCGAAGTGTGGGCCGACCAGGCCGCGCTGGATGTGCACTCGGCCCTGCCGCACATGGCCGCCTTCTTTGAGAAGCGCATGGACTACCTGGAGCGCGATTTCGATATCCAGCGGGTCGACATGCTCAGCGCATCAAGCGCTAGCCGTTGA
- a CDS encoding LysR family transcriptional regulator, producing MKTRSEELQVFVAVIDCGSISAAAEQMGQTPSAVSRTLSRLEGKLGTTLVNRTTRRMDLTEEGRYFLERSRQVLQQMEEMEERLSINQQTPTGRLRINAAAPFMLHAILPWIGEFRREYPGIELELNTDDLIIDLLEQSTDVAIRIGELADSSLHARNLGCSPVQVLASPAYLEQHGTPQRVEDLANHCLLGFSQPESLNHWPLRHAQGDRFNIRPALIASSGETLRQLALAGEGIVSLSHFMTHEDIRTGRLQVLLAEANNGYRQPIHAVYYRNTQLALRIQCFLDFIQRKLAMYAC from the coding sequence GTGAAAACCCGATCCGAAGAACTTCAGGTATTCGTCGCCGTCATCGACTGCGGCTCGATCTCTGCCGCCGCCGAGCAGATGGGCCAGACCCCGTCCGCCGTCAGCCGCACCTTGTCGCGCCTGGAGGGCAAGCTGGGTACCACCCTGGTCAACCGCACCACCCGGCGCATGGACCTCACGGAAGAAGGCCGCTATTTCCTTGAGCGCTCGCGGCAGGTTCTGCAACAGATGGAGGAGATGGAAGAGCGTCTGTCGATAAACCAACAGACGCCCACCGGGCGCTTGCGCATCAACGCCGCTGCGCCGTTCATGCTGCATGCCATCCTGCCGTGGATCGGTGAGTTCCGTCGCGAGTACCCGGGCATCGAGCTGGAACTGAACACCGATGATCTGATCATCGACCTGCTGGAGCAAAGCACCGATGTGGCGATCCGCATTGGCGAACTGGCCGATTCCAGCCTGCACGCCCGCAACCTGGGTTGCAGCCCGGTGCAGGTGCTGGCCAGCCCGGCCTACCTTGAGCAGCATGGCACGCCGCAGCGGGTCGAAGACCTGGCCAACCACTGTCTGCTCGGTTTCAGTCAGCCCGAATCGCTCAACCATTGGCCACTGCGCCACGCCCAGGGTGACCGCTTCAACATCCGCCCGGCGCTGATCGCTTCCAGCGGTGAAACCCTGCGTCAGCTGGCATTGGCCGGCGAGGGCATCGTCAGCCTGTCGCACTTCATGACCCACGAGGATATTCGCACCGGGCGTTTGCAGGTGCTGCTGGCAGAGGCGAACAACGGCTATCGCCAGCCGATCCACGCGGTGTACTACCGCAACACCCAGTTGGCCCTGCGTATTCAGTGCTTCCTCGATTTCATCCAGCGCAAGCTGGCGATGTACGCCTGCTGA
- a CDS encoding type II toxin-antitoxin system HicB family antitoxin, producing MKFPVVLHKDPGSDYGVTVPDVPGCFSAGATVAQALDNVHEALALHFEGLVADKEALPQPQEVDVHVANPDYDGGVWAVVDFDVTPYLGKAVRFNATLPENLLQRIDEKVKRDHRYASRSGFLASAALRELALTH from the coding sequence ATGAAGTTTCCGGTCGTATTGCACAAGGATCCCGGTTCGGATTACGGCGTGACCGTTCCCGATGTCCCCGGCTGTTTCTCCGCCGGGGCTACCGTTGCTCAAGCTCTGGACAATGTCCATGAGGCGCTGGCGCTTCATTTTGAAGGATTGGTCGCAGATAAAGAGGCACTGCCGCAGCCACAGGAAGTAGATGTCCATGTGGCCAACCCCGACTATGACGGCGGGGTCTGGGCCGTGGTGGATTTTGATGTCACGCCGTATCTGGGCAAGGCGGTTCGCTTCAATGCGACCCTGCCCGAAAACCTGCTGCAGCGGATCGATGAGAAGGTGAAGCGTGATCATCGGTACGCTTCCCGCTCCGGGTTTCTTGCTTCTGCTGCACTGCGAGAGCTGGCGCTTACACACTGA